GACTCGATACCAAATTTCTCCCGGAGGAATATAAAACGCGTGGTTGATACAAAGACATTTGAACTTGAAGCCGAGGGAACTTTCCGGAGGTTCCATCGAATGTGGGGCCGCAAAAAAGTAAAAATCACGATCACTCTTGTTCCGCACGACCAAGACGAATTTTTTTTTGGAACCGGGTTTGAGATACAGATCGTATCCGGGGATCGGGACGGAAACAGGCGCATCCGAAAGTTCTTTGACCGTTCCAGTCGACCAGAGATCGACCGGTCTTTGGGAAGCTCCTTCGAAAAGTTCCATCTCGAACGGGAATCTTTTTTTCTCCCAAAGAATCGAAACCTGCATTTGTCGATTGGGATCACTTTCCAACGGTTCCAATTTTTGTGAATCGGAACCGGAAGATTCTTTTTTGCAATCAAAGATCAGAAAAAAGAAAACGACAAATGCGCTTACGATTCGAAACAACTTCACTCCAGGGCCATCTCCAAAGTTTTGAAGTCGAGTTTGCGACTTGGACTCGTGTTTTGAACGTAAATATTTCCGTTTAATTTTTTGATCGTGATAAAATCCTGAAAGATGATTTCCTTTTTATCCGGGTCGGTTTCCCCCAT
This is a stretch of genomic DNA from Leptospira stimsonii. It encodes these proteins:
- the lsa20 gene encoding LIC11469 family lipoprotein adhesin Lsa20 — encoded protein: MFRIVSAFVVFFFLIFDCKKESSGSDSQKLEPLESDPNRQMQVSILWEKKRFPFEMELFEGASQRPVDLWSTGTVKELSDAPVSVPIPGYDLYLKPGSKKKFVLVVRNKSDRDFYFFAAPHSMEPPESSLGFKFKCLCINHAFYIPPGEIWYRVVELRTGGEAMGKELKISHTLVGMDEERIRIYQKRIGSGTSSSSDD